The Larus michahellis chromosome 2, bLarMic1.1, whole genome shotgun sequence genome window below encodes:
- the ELOC gene encoding elongin-C, producing the protein MDGEEKTYGGCEGPDAMYVKLISSDGHEFIVKREHALTSGTIKAMLSGPGQFAENETNEVNFREIPSHVLSKVCMYFTYKVRYTNSSTEIPEFPIAPEIALELLMAANFLDC; encoded by the exons ATGG atggagaagagaaaacataCGGTGGGTGTGAGGGCCCAGATGCTATGTATGTGAAGTTAATATCCTCGGATGGCCATGAGTTCATTGTAAAAAGAGAGCATGCATTAACATCAGGAACGATAAAAGCTATGTTGAGTGGACCAG gacagtttgcagaaaatgaaacaaatgagGTGAATTTTAGAGAGATCCCATCCCATGTCCTATCCAAAGTATGCATGTATTTCACCTACAAGGTCCGCTATACTAACAGCTCTACGGAGATTCCTGAATTCCCAATTGCACCTGAAATTGCACTGGAACTTCTGATGGCTGCAAACTTCTTAgattgttaa
- the TMEM70 gene encoding transmembrane protein 70, mitochondrial: MLLLLRAAGCRPPTAAAAAWLWGAAHRGPPTAAWRRRPALPAIGGAQQVTSFQGVAVRSLCTSNPHEHPEHGRLVYKGNLAKAVLGVRFFSYSTSIFNLFMMPYIVLKTGIGFESLFIQAAFYGLIGFFTFVTPVTLHVLTKGYVIRLYYKDEMDTYTAITYNAILAEKATVFHQKDVKIPDITKMFTTFYAKTKSMLVNPTLFPNPQDYNHLMGYDKSFYFNLEEEKETEERK, translated from the exons atgctgctgctgctgcgggctgccggctgccggccacccaccgccgccgccgccgcctggctGTGGGGCGCCGCTCACCGCGGGCCCCCGACCGCCGCCTGGCGCCGCCGGCCCGCCCTGCCCGCCATCGGGGGGGCCCAgcag GTCACATCTTTTCAAGGAGTGGCTGTTCGCAGCCTCTGCACATCCAACCCTCATGAACACCCAGAACATGGAAGATTAGTTTATAAAGGAAATTTGGCAAAGGCAGTGTTAG gTGTGAGGTTTTTCTCTTACTCCACCAGCATATTCAACCTGTTCATGATGCCCTACATCGTGCTCAAAACTGGTATTGGATTTGAAAGCCTGTTTATACAAGCTGCCTTTTATGGGTTGATTGGGTTTTTTACGTTTGTAACACCGGTTACTTTGCATGTCCTTACAAAAGGCTATGTGATTCGACTCTATTATAAAGATGAAATGGACACGTATACAGCCATTACATACAATGCAATCTTGGCAGAAAAAGCAACTGTTTTCCATCAGAAGGATGTAAAGATTCCAGACATCACCAAGATGTTTACAACATTTTATGCTAAAACGAAATCGATGCTTGTTAATCCAACGCTTTTCCCGAATCCTCAGGACTATAACCATCTCATGGGCTATGacaaatccttttattttaacttagaggaggagaaggaaactgaggaaaggaaataa